The Alkalihalobacillus sp. TS-13 genomic interval GCATTGACATCAATAAGGTTGGAACTGATAACGAACAAATCTAAGATTGGGGATTAGACTATGGACGAAAACAAACCAGAAAAACAAAGCGACCTCGAGGTTAAAGCCCGTAAATGGCTGCGGGATCGCGGAGTCACCGAAAGCGATATAGCAGAACTCGTATATATACTGCAAAGCCAATATCATACGGATCTCGATATTGAAACCTGTAAATATAATGTGGATCGGGTACTTGCCAAGCGTGAAGTACAAAATGCGATTTTAACCGGAATCCAACTCGATGTATTAGCTGAAAATAATAAGCTGGAAGAACCTTTACTCGATATTCTCAAAAAAGATGAAGGACTATATGGCGTTGATGAAGTCATCGCCCTTTCCATTGTGAACATATATGGATCCATCGGATTTACAAATTATGGTTATATCGACAAACAGAAACCTGGTATTTTACGTGTGCTAAATGATAAAACGACTGGAAAATGCAATACGTTCTTAGATGATATCGTCGGCGCAATAGCAGCTGCTGCCTCGAGCCGATTGGCACATAGAGCCGCAAATACGGAGTAATGGACTCCCCTTTGCAAGCCTTCCTTATAATTGGATATCCCATAAATGCAAGGATTCGATCGTATGCGTTGGTCTTTCTTTAGGCGGGAGGTCCTCGACACTGGTCGTGACTCCAGTATAGACCAAAAGTGTATCGACTCCTGCACGCATTCCCGCTAAAATATCAGTCAAATAGTTATCCCCGACCATAAGTATTTTCTCTTTCGGCAAGCCCATCTTTGTCATCGCCAGGTCCATGATGATCGGTTCGGGCTTTCCAATAAAGGTCGGCCCGATACCAGTAGAAACAGCAACAACAGAAGTCAAAGCCCCATTCCCCGGAACAAGGCCGCGATCAGTCGGAAAAGCTACGTCTTTATTGGTCGATAGAAAACGTGCACCATTTCTCACTTCCAGACATGCCTGCTCCAATTTTTGATAGGTAAGACTACGATCGATCCCCATAACGACATAATCAGCATCGTTTTCTACAATTATAAATCCATTGCCTTCCATTGCAGCTC includes:
- a CDS encoding phosphatidylglycerophosphatase A, which encodes MDENKPEKQSDLEVKARKWLRDRGVTESDIAELVYILQSQYHTDLDIETCKYNVDRVLAKREVQNAILTGIQLDVLAENNKLEEPLLDILKKDEGLYGVDEVIALSIVNIYGSIGFTNYGYIDKQKPGILRVLNDKTTGKCNTFLDDIVGAIAAAASSRLAHRAANTE
- a CDS encoding TIGR01457 family HAD-type hydrolase translates to MKYEGYLIDLDGTMYKGKEGIAEAVEFVKKLEREGIPYLFITNNSASTRQQVTDKLLNFGVPVTPEHVFTSSMATAEYMKQDQQGNRVYMIGEEGLRAAMEGNGFIIVENDADYVVMGIDRSLTYQKLEQACLEVRNGARFLSTNKDVAFPTDRGLVPGNGALTSVVAVSTGIGPTFIGKPEPIIMDLAMTKMGLPKEKILMVGDNYLTDILAGMRAGVDTLLVYTGVTTSVEDLPPKERPTHTIESLHLWDIQL